The following coding sequences are from one Solea solea chromosome 4, fSolSol10.1, whole genome shotgun sequence window:
- the p2rx1 gene encoding P2X purinoceptor 1 isoform X1 yields MKNHITNAISDFFFEYETPRQVLVRNRRVGVVCRIIQLGVLAYIIGWVFIYEKGYQSTDTAISSVFTKMKGVGYTSVNGNERVWDVADYVFPPQGDSSFVVMTNYIITEGQNMGKCPELKGKHNCSSDADCEGGSYKRTGHGEMTGICVNATKTCEVLAWCPIEDDHVIPYPPMLMSAENYTLFIKNSITFPLFGVTRSNLVEGVDASYISKCLYHPENAPLCPIFKLGDIVKLSGFNFETIAQVGGAIGIEIDWTCNLDVNVKHCKPQYNFHGLYGNPDETDKARASVGYNFRYAKHYLENKTEKRTLLKVFGIRLDIIVQSLARKFDIIPTLTAIGSGVGIFGVATVVCDLMLLYLLPKREFYKNMKFKHTDSHIQNPDSEAGSIETDLSQK; encoded by the exons ATGAAGAACCACATCACCAACGCCATCTCTGACTTCTTCTTTGAGTACGAGACCCCGCGCCAGGTATTGGTCAGGAACAGGAGGGTGGGAGTGGTGTGTCGTATCATCCAGCTGGGTGTCCTGGCGTACATTATTGG GTGGGTTTTCATCTACGAGAAAGGCTACCAGTCCACGGACACGGCAATAAGCTCCGTCTTCACCAAAATGAAAGGCGTGGGCTACACCAGCGTGAATGGGAACGAGAGAGTCTGGGACGTGGCCGACTACGTCTTCCCACCGCAG GGAGACTCGTCTTTTGTGGTGATGACAAACTACATCATAACTGAGGGCCAGAATATGGGAAAGTGTCCCGAG CTGAAAGGCAAACACAACTGCAGCTCGGATGCCGACTGTGAAGGAGGGAGTTACAAACGTACGGGACATG GGGAAATGACGGGAATCTGCGTGAATGCCACAAAGACCTGTGAGGTGCTGGCTTGGTGTCCCATTGAGGACGATCACGTCATACCGTA CCCTCCTATGTTGATGTCTGCGGAGAACTACACCCTGTTCATCAAAAATTCTATCACTTTCCCCTTATTTGGCGTCACCCG gagtAACCTGGTGGAAGGCGTTGATGCATCATACATCAGTAAATGTCTTTACCATCCAGAGAATGCTCCTCTGTGTCCAATATTCAAACTGGGAGACATAGTGAAACTCTCTGGCTTTAACTTTGAAACCATCGCCCAAGTG GGAGGGGCCATTGGCATTGAGATCGACTGGACGTGTAACCTCGACGTGAACGTCAAACACTGTAAACCACAGTACAACTTCCACGGTCTCTATGGGAACCCTGATGAGACGGACAAGGCCAGAGCATCAGTGGGCTACAACTTCAG GTATGCAAAGCATTATTTGGAGAACAAAACTGAGAAGAGGACCCTTCTCAAAGTGTTTGGGATCAGACTGGACATTATTGTTCAATCCCTG GCAAGAAAATTTGATATCATCCCAACATTGACTGCTATAGGCTCTGGAGTGGGCATTTTTGGAGTG GCCACTGTGGTGTGTGACTTGATGTTGCTCTATTTGCTGCCAAAAAGAGAATTTTACAAGAATATGAAATTCAAACATACAGATTCACATATACAg aatCCTGATTCGGAGGCAGGCAGCATAGAGACAGATCTATCTCAA AAGTGA
- the p2rx1 gene encoding P2X purinoceptor 1 isoform X2: MKNHITNAISDFFFEYETPRQVLVRNRRVGVVCRIIQLGVLAYIIGWVFIYEKGYQSTDTAISSVFTKMKGVGYTSVNGNERVWDVADYVFPPQGDSSFVVMTNYIITEGQNMGKCPELKGKHNCSSDADCEGGSYKREMTGICVNATKTCEVLAWCPIEDDHVIPYPPMLMSAENYTLFIKNSITFPLFGVTRSNLVEGVDASYISKCLYHPENAPLCPIFKLGDIVKLSGFNFETIAQVGGAIGIEIDWTCNLDVNVKHCKPQYNFHGLYGNPDETDKARASVGYNFRYAKHYLENKTEKRTLLKVFGIRLDIIVQSLARKFDIIPTLTAIGSGVGIFGVATVVCDLMLLYLLPKREFYKNMKFKHTDSHIQNPDSEAGSIETDLSQK; encoded by the exons ATGAAGAACCACATCACCAACGCCATCTCTGACTTCTTCTTTGAGTACGAGACCCCGCGCCAGGTATTGGTCAGGAACAGGAGGGTGGGAGTGGTGTGTCGTATCATCCAGCTGGGTGTCCTGGCGTACATTATTGG GTGGGTTTTCATCTACGAGAAAGGCTACCAGTCCACGGACACGGCAATAAGCTCCGTCTTCACCAAAATGAAAGGCGTGGGCTACACCAGCGTGAATGGGAACGAGAGAGTCTGGGACGTGGCCGACTACGTCTTCCCACCGCAG GGAGACTCGTCTTTTGTGGTGATGACAAACTACATCATAACTGAGGGCCAGAATATGGGAAAGTGTCCCGAG CTGAAAGGCAAACACAACTGCAGCTCGGATGCCGACTGTGAAGGAGGGAGTTACAAAC GGGAAATGACGGGAATCTGCGTGAATGCCACAAAGACCTGTGAGGTGCTGGCTTGGTGTCCCATTGAGGACGATCACGTCATACCGTA CCCTCCTATGTTGATGTCTGCGGAGAACTACACCCTGTTCATCAAAAATTCTATCACTTTCCCCTTATTTGGCGTCACCCG gagtAACCTGGTGGAAGGCGTTGATGCATCATACATCAGTAAATGTCTTTACCATCCAGAGAATGCTCCTCTGTGTCCAATATTCAAACTGGGAGACATAGTGAAACTCTCTGGCTTTAACTTTGAAACCATCGCCCAAGTG GGAGGGGCCATTGGCATTGAGATCGACTGGACGTGTAACCTCGACGTGAACGTCAAACACTGTAAACCACAGTACAACTTCCACGGTCTCTATGGGAACCCTGATGAGACGGACAAGGCCAGAGCATCAGTGGGCTACAACTTCAG GTATGCAAAGCATTATTTGGAGAACAAAACTGAGAAGAGGACCCTTCTCAAAGTGTTTGGGATCAGACTGGACATTATTGTTCAATCCCTG GCAAGAAAATTTGATATCATCCCAACATTGACTGCTATAGGCTCTGGAGTGGGCATTTTTGGAGTG GCCACTGTGGTGTGTGACTTGATGTTGCTCTATTTGCTGCCAAAAAGAGAATTTTACAAGAATATGAAATTCAAACATACAGATTCACATATACAg aatCCTGATTCGGAGGCAGGCAGCATAGAGACAGATCTATCTCAA AAGTGA